DNA sequence from the Pedobacter schmidteae genome:
CCTTTTGTTTGGTTTCCGCACCAATTTCGTGACTATCATTTAATGCCTTGGAAATGGTAGAAATAGATAAATTAAGCGCTTTGGCAATATCTCTTAATGTGACGCTGTGGTTCATGCTCATTCCTCTTTAAAATAGAAACGCTAATTTGCGATTATTAAGGCGATAAGCTCTATATTATTTTTGTTAATTTAAAAAATGTCCCTCATCACCGTATCCATCACTATCCGATTGCTTTTATTTATAAATGACAAAGCCATGATATGCACTTCAATAACTGTTTATAAATTTGCTTAACGGTGTTAGATTATTTACACATCTTAATTTATTGTAATGGGAAGTAAAGAACGTATTCAACGACTAAAGGACGACACGAGGGCAAATATACTCGAAGCAGCCTTGCAAATCGTTAAGGAGGAGGGATGGCAATCGTTAAGCATGAGAAAAATTGCAGATAAAATAGAGTATACTGCACCCATCATTTATGAGTATTTCCCCAATAAAGACGGAATATTATTTGAGCTGACCAGACAGGGTTACCTGATTTTAGGCAAAGAAATTAAAGCCGCCAAAAATAAATATACCAAAACGGACGAACAGCTGGAGGCAATGTGGATTGCTTACTGGAAGTTCGCGTTTAAATATAAAGAGTTTTATCAATTGATGTTCGGCGTAGATATGGTTTGCTGCGAACAAAAGAAATCAATGCCTGAGACTGAATTTCTGGATAATCTTTTTTTCGATACCATCAAAGACCTGATGAAAGCCGATGAACCGGAAGAAGGAGTTATTTGCCGAAAGTATTATACATTCTGGTCTATCATACATGGTTTGATTTCCATCAACATGGTAAACAGGGGCAGAGATGAAGAAATGAACCAACATATTTTAAAAGACGCCTTAAAGGGCATTATAAAATACATAAACGATTAAAAAAATCAACAAAGGGCTTTTAGCAGATCAGCCCTTTTTTTGGATCCGCTATTTAACACCGTTAAATTACTTATACTCGTTATATTATAAAATTGTAAACTAAATAATCATGAATTATAAATCGTTCTACCCGCCATCACTTAACACTGTTAAATTATCTACTCACGTTATGAAGACAACTATATTACTTGCAGCATTATTTATAATGGGCTGCGCTAATAAAACTCCTCAGGCCGCCGCGCCTGCACCACCCGCATTACCGGTAGCAAGTATAACTACAGGATCGGAAACTACCTTTCAGGATTATCCGGCAGCCATAGAAGGTACGGTAAATGTGGAAATCAGGCCACAGGTAAGTGGCATACTCGAAAAAGTATATGTTGACGAAGGTGCTTTTGTAAGTGCCGGACAGCCCATATTTAAAATCAATGATCAGCAATACCGCGCTGCGTTAAACAACGCATTGGCAGCTCAACACTCAGCCGAGGCATCGTTAACCAATGCTCAGCTTGAAGTGGAACGTTTAACACCATTAGTGCAAAACAAAGTCATTTCTGATTTCCAGTTAAAATCAGCCAAAGCAACTGCGCAGGCGGCAAAAGCTAATATTGAGCAGGCAAAAGCAAATGTAGCGACCGCAAGTATAAACGTAGGCTATACCTTAATTAAAGCGCCGGTAAGTGGATACATTGGTCGCCTTTTAAAGAAACAAGGAAGTTTGGTAGCTGCCACAGACGCCGAAGCTTTAACAAAGCTATCCGATGTACATGATGTACACGTATACTTCGCTTTGGGTGAAAAAGATTTTGTGAATTTTAAGGATCAGTATCCCGGCCAGACTTTAAATGAAAAAATCAAACAACTTCCTGCGGTAAAACTAATTCTTGCTGATAACACCGAATATGCCAGGTCAGGAAAAATAGATGTGATTGATGGACAGTTTGATAAAACAACCGGGGCAATAACAGTACGGGCTAAATTTCCAAATCCAGATGGATTATTGAGATCAGGAAACACCGGAAAAATCCGACTGAGCCTTCAACATCATGATGCTTTAGTTGTGCCGCAAGTAGCAACAATTGAAGTACAGGACAAAGTATTTGT
Encoded proteins:
- a CDS encoding TetR/AcrR family transcriptional regulator; this encodes MGSKERIQRLKDDTRANILEAALQIVKEEGWQSLSMRKIADKIEYTAPIIYEYFPNKDGILFELTRQGYLILGKEIKAAKNKYTKTDEQLEAMWIAYWKFAFKYKEFYQLMFGVDMVCCEQKKSMPETEFLDNLFFDTIKDLMKADEPEEGVICRKYYTFWSIIHGLISINMVNRGRDEEMNQHILKDALKGIIKYIND
- a CDS encoding efflux RND transporter periplasmic adaptor subunit, encoding MKTTILLAALFIMGCANKTPQAAAPAPPALPVASITTGSETTFQDYPAAIEGTVNVEIRPQVSGILEKVYVDEGAFVSAGQPIFKINDQQYRAALNNALAAQHSAEASLTNAQLEVERLTPLVQNKVISDFQLKSAKATAQAAKANIEQAKANVATASINVGYTLIKAPVSGYIGRLLKKQGSLVAATDAEALTKLSDVHDVHVYFALGEKDFVNFKDQYPGQTLNEKIKQLPAVKLILADNTEYARSGKIDVIDGQFDKTTGAITVRAKFPNPDGLLRSGNTGKIRLSLQHHDALVVPQVATIEVQDKVFVFALADSNKVKKQAINIIGKSGSNYLVKDGVKAGDQIVLSGLDRLQEGVVIAPQKATDKVVAITKK